The proteins below are encoded in one region of Clostridium estertheticum:
- a CDS encoding SDR family NAD(P)-dependent oxidoreductase, with product MTTQPIAVITGATNGLGQLVAIELAKRGTHLVLTARSRSKAEETKEMIKNIAPKTEIDFFFGNLSLMEDVKRIGNEIKASYSNIDMLVNNAGLHAFEQRITSEGFSEMIAVNYLAPWVLTHTLKQSLIKSGNARVVNVASEASRKHGELKLPDDLTNTNTFTSKESSSLYGKTKLLNIMFTGELSRRFKGKGVTVNALDPGFNVTGLGRELWFASVLERTLKFLHIGDPNKGADIIIRLAIEPQYQGVTGGYFSAGTGKPIVPVYPGGDSTMQNKLWNDTKELLQQKGFIE from the coding sequence ATGACTACTCAACCAATTGCGGTAATCACTGGTGCCACCAACGGGCTTGGACAACTCGTTGCGATTGAATTAGCAAAACGAGGTACTCATCTTGTATTGACTGCCAGGAGCAGAAGTAAAGCAGAAGAGACTAAAGAGATGATAAAAAATATTGCACCAAAAACAGAAATAGACTTCTTTTTCGGAAATCTGTCATTGATGGAAGATGTCAAAAGGATCGGAAATGAGATTAAAGCCTCATATTCCAATATTGATATGCTTGTGAATAATGCAGGACTGCACGCATTTGAGCAGCGAATAACCTCCGAGGGGTTTTCAGAAATGATAGCGGTCAATTATTTGGCCCCATGGGTATTAACCCATACCTTAAAGCAATCTTTAATAAAGTCAGGAAATGCTAGAGTCGTCAACGTTGCTTCGGAAGCATCTAGAAAACATGGTGAACTTAAGTTGCCAGATGATTTGACAAATACTAATACATTTACTTCTAAAGAGTCATCTTCGCTTTATGGAAAAACTAAGTTGCTTAATATTATGTTTACTGGGGAACTGTCACGCCGATTCAAAGGAAAAGGAGTCACTGTTAATGCACTCGATCCGGGATTTAATGTGACGGGTCTTGGACGTGAGCTTTGGTTTGCTTCCGTACTTGAACGTACATTGAAATTTTTGCATATTGGAGATCCAAATAAAGGGGCCGATATTATTATTCGTTTGGCCATAGAGCCGCAATATCAGGGGGTGACGGGGGGCTATTTTAGTGCTGGAACTGGCAAGCCTATTGTTCCTGTGTATCCTGGTGGGGATAGCACTATGCAAAATAAATTGTGGAATGACACTAAAGAATTGTTGCAACAAAAAGGCTTTATAGAGTGA
- a CDS encoding MarR family winged helix-turn-helix transcriptional regulator, whose product MDTNTKRTQLELKLGEQLNALISASHALNVRTAARFDSTLQPAAFLLVRWLFSFGPTSATVLAESTAMDRSSVSRLVNQLKSLGYVKSEASPDDGRGILLSLTELGRQKTLDALKEKESLLYERISKWDDYQLEKFTEMLKDFNKYDCK is encoded by the coding sequence ATGGACACTAATACTAAGAGAACACAATTGGAATTGAAACTTGGTGAACAATTAAATGCACTTATAAGTGCCTCACATGCGCTCAATGTCAGAACTGCAGCACGCTTCGATTCAACATTACAGCCTGCAGCTTTTCTGCTTGTCCGTTGGCTTTTCTCATTTGGCCCAACAAGCGCCACAGTTTTAGCAGAATCAACAGCTATGGATCGTAGCTCTGTAAGCCGCCTTGTCAATCAACTCAAGAGCTTGGGTTATGTGAAAAGTGAAGCATCTCCTGATGATGGAAGAGGAATACTACTATCTTTAACTGAACTTGGACGACAAAAGACACTAGATGCTTTAAAAGAAAAAGAATCCCTATTATATGAACGTATTTCAAAATGGGATGATTACCAACTTGAAAAATTTACTGAAATGCTCAAAGATTTTAATAAATACGATTGCAAATAA